Genomic segment of Psychrobacter sanguinis:
TGCTTCAAGCTCGGTTTGGCATCTGACACAGTGCTCAACCCCTGGCAATGCTTGACGACGTACTTCTGGTATACGCTCACCACATTCATCACAAAACTCTAAACTTTTACCTGAAGGTAAAGCTCTTCTAGCCCGCTCTAAAGCATCATTGACTGTGGCATCCATTTGCTCGTGTTCCGCGCCATCGCGCGCCCATCCTCCTGCCATACTCAACTCCTTTTCTTATTTAGATTTGCCCAAATAAAATAAGGGCGTATCCTTATAATATGGGGCTATAAGGCGATTTTTCAAGGTAGAGATTGGCGGTTAGAATAAGCTTAAAGGCACAAAAAACGCAGAAACTCTACTGAGCTTCTGCGTTTATTATTGCTTAAGTTATTAAGGCTATTTAAGCGGTTTGACTAGTACAATCTATTAGGAGCACAACACGATAAAAGCACAACATAAGTAGTTATTTAGGTTGCAAGGCGACTACCTGACCTCTTACCCCAATACTGGCATCACTCATTAGACACACATAAGCGGGCATTAAATCCTCAGGTGTTTTAAGGCTCATGGGGTTTTCGCCCGGATAGGCATGAGCACGCATGTTGGTACGTGTGCCACCTGGATTGATACAGTTAAAGCGTAAGGTCGTTGTATTTTGCGTCTCTTGAGTAAAGATATCGCTCATGCCTTCTACAGCTTGTTTTGAAAGGGCGTATGCCCCCCAAAAAGCGCGAGGATGAGTACCAACAGAGCTGCTAGTAAACACAAATGAGCCGTTTTCTACTGCTTTGACCAAGGGCATCAATACTTGGGTCAGCATAAAGGTTGCGGTAGTGTTTACACGCATCACTTGCTCAAAAGTCACAATGTCGTACATTTCAAGAGGGGTTAAAGCGCCTAGAATTCCTGCATTGTGTAACACACCATGAAGCTCACCAATTTCTGTTTGAATCAGATTGGCCAGCTGCTGCATATCGCTGTAGCTTGCCGTTTCAAGATTCATCGGCATAATCGCAGGCTGTTTACCGCCTGCTGCTTCGATTTCATCATATACAGCTTCTAGCTTGCTTAAAGTCTTGCCAAGCAGTAGCACCGTTGCTCCATACTTAGCATAGGTTAAAGCCGCTACTCGGCCTATACCTGCTCCGGCACCAGTGACCAAAATAGTCTTACCCTCTAAACAATTTGGCTCAGGGATAAAGTTACGTATTTGTTCGTGTGTTAAAGGCTGTTGTTGAGTCATAATTTCACTATTAATTTATAATAAGTAATTTACAAAAAGTAAGTCACAAAAAGTTAGATATAAAAATTAGCTTAGTCCTACTTTATAACTAAGATAACTAAATACAGCTAGTTTATAAGAGTAGGGCGGGCATGCGAAAGATGGGCCTATAACTTATAAGACGGGCTTCTAAGTTATAAATAGTCAAACTCTTTAGAGCGTAGCAGCTTAACCAATGCTTTCGGAGTTTCTGCAATATAATCTGCACCCCAAGAATCAATCGTATCTTGATCCTCTGGTGGGATATAGCCATAGCTGGCAAGTATATTGGTCATGCCCGCCGCTGCACCTGCTTGAATGTCACGGATATGGTCACCGACATAAATGACACTATTGGCAACACCACGTGGCAGCTCCAGCTTTTCTAATGCCAAGTACATAGGTTCTGGATCAGGTTTGGTATTGCTAACATCATCCGGACAGACCAAGACTGAACAACGCTCAGTTAGATTTAGACACTCGAGAAGTTTAGTGGCCAAATAACGAGGTTTATTGGTCACAATGCCCCAAGGAATATCATTTTTTTCATAGAACTCTAGTAATGCGTCAAGCTCTGGGAACACACGACTATCAACACAAATATCGGCTGCGTACTCATCTAAAAATTGCTGACGATATTGTTGTACTTGGTCGTCGGTTAAAGGCTGATTGTTGTGCTTAAGCATTAAACTAACCATAGCTCCTGCACCGGCAGAAACTTGTTCACGGATGGCATCACTGGAAGGCGTCTGCCAACCATTTTTTTCGGACATACGACCAATAATACGGGTAAAATCTGCCGCCGTATCGATTAAGGTTCCGTCTAAATCAAATAGAACGGCTTTAACGTAATTTGTTGACATAGTTTTTTCTTTTTGAGTGTTGAGTCTAATAGTAAAGAAGTAATGTATTAAGGGCTGCGAGCCACACTTCAGGCTTAACTTAACTGAAGCAGGCTCTAATTAAGCCAAAGGGTGCTCAAGCTAAGCAGGTTTAACCACTGCCATCATGTAGTTTACATCGACGTTTTGTGCCAACCAATAACGCTTAGTAATAGGATTATAGTGTAACCCTATCAAGTCTTGACGGTTAAACCCGGCGGTGATAGCCATCTTATCAAGTTCAGCGGGCGTAATAAATTTGGCATAATCATGAGTGCCACGGTCTAATAAGCCCAATACGTACTCTGCACCAATAATGGCAAATAAGTAAGATTTTGGGTTACGGTTGATGGTAGATAGTACACAAACGCCGCCTGGCTTCAACAAGTCAAAGCAGGCTTGTACAATTTGGCTAGGGTCAGGTACATGCTCAAGCATTTCCATACAAGTGACCACATCGTAGCTTTCAGGCTGTTCAGCAGCGAGTTGCTCAATGGCAATATGCTTATAACGCAAACGATCGGTCAAACCGTTTTGCTCAGCATGAATACTGGCAG
This window contains:
- a CDS encoding DksA/TraR family C4-type zinc finger protein; the encoded protein is MAGGWARDGAEHEQMDATVNDALERARRALPSGKSLEFCDECGERIPEVRRQALPGVEHCVRCQTELEAHLKTQELYNRRGSKDSQLR
- a CDS encoding YciK family oxidoreductase is translated as MTQQQPLTHEQIRNFIPEPNCLEGKTILVTGAGAGIGRVAALTYAKYGATVLLLGKTLSKLEAVYDEIEAAGGKQPAIMPMNLETASYSDMQQLANLIQTEIGELHGVLHNAGILGALTPLEMYDIVTFEQVMRVNTTATFMLTQVLMPLVKAVENGSFVFTSSSVGTHPRAFWGAYALSKQAVEGMSDIFTQETQNTTTLRFNCINPGGTRTNMRAHAYPGENPMSLKTPEDLMPAYVCLMSDASIGVRGQVVALQPK
- a CDS encoding HAD family hydrolase: MSTNYVKAVLFDLDGTLIDTAADFTRIIGRMSEKNGWQTPSSDAIREQVSAGAGAMVSLMLKHNNQPLTDDQVQQYRQQFLDEYAADICVDSRVFPELDALLEFYEKNDIPWGIVTNKPRYLATKLLECLNLTERCSVLVCPDDVSNTKPDPEPMYLALEKLELPRGVANSVIYVGDHIRDIQAGAAAGMTNILASYGYIPPEDQDTIDSWGADYIAETPKALVKLLRSKEFDYL
- the ubiG gene encoding bifunctional 2-polyprenyl-6-hydroxyphenol methylase/3-demethylubiquinol 3-O-methyltransferase UbiG; amino-acid sequence: MGNNVDMSEIGKFTQLASQWWDKQGPFATLHEINPLRLNWIEENVIRYMKTGLTGKTVLDVGCGGGILTESMARRGADATGVDLGLENLQAASIHAEQNGLTDRLRYKHIAIEQLAAEQPESYDVVTCMEMLEHVPDPSQIVQACFDLLKPGGVCVLSTINRNPKSYLFAIIGAEYVLGLLDRGTHDYAKFITPAELDKMAITAGFNRQDLIGLHYNPITKRYWLAQNVDVNYMMAVVKPA